A single window of Thalassomonas viridans DNA harbors:
- the selD gene encoding selenide, water dikinase SelD, whose protein sequence is MSQVKLTQYSHGAGCGCKIAPAVLDDILKSSLSLPQQPALLVGNQSKDDAAVYDIGNNQAVISTTDFFMPIVDDPTDFGKIAACNAISDIYAMGGKPLMAIAILGWPINKLAPEVAQKVLDGGRMICAQAGIPLAGGHSIDAPEPIFGLAVTGLIDTDKVKRNNNAGAGDLLYLTKPLGVGILSTAQKQGKLQPEHADIAPDVMKTLNSPGLAFAELEGVSAMTDVTGFALLGHLLEMCQGSGLAAELDFAKVPLLEQVENYIDLGCIPGGCGRNFQSFGHNVSELTPLQQTILCDPQTSGGLLVAVKPAAREEFESLAQKLGLLLEPIGKMVAEQSPVVSVV, encoded by the coding sequence GTGAGCCAAGTAAAATTAACCCAGTACTCCCATGGCGCCGGTTGCGGCTGTAAAATTGCCCCGGCGGTTTTAGATGATATCCTCAAGTCTTCCTTGTCCCTGCCACAGCAGCCGGCTCTGCTGGTGGGCAACCAGAGTAAAGACGATGCTGCCGTGTATGATATCGGCAATAACCAGGCGGTGATTTCCACCACAGATTTTTTTATGCCGATAGTTGATGATCCTACGGATTTCGGCAAGATAGCCGCTTGTAATGCCATCAGTGATATTTATGCCATGGGGGGCAAGCCTTTGATGGCGATTGCGATTTTGGGCTGGCCCATCAATAAGCTGGCGCCCGAGGTGGCGCAAAAGGTACTGGACGGCGGACGTATGATCTGCGCACAGGCCGGGATCCCGCTGGCAGGAGGTCATTCTATCGATGCACCTGAGCCGATTTTCGGCCTGGCGGTGACCGGGCTGATCGATACCGACAAGGTTAAGCGCAACAACAATGCCGGGGCCGGTGATCTGCTATATCTGACCAAACCTTTAGGTGTCGGCATTTTAAGCACGGCGCAAAAACAGGGCAAATTGCAGCCCGAGCATGCCGATATTGCCCCGGATGTGATGAAAACCCTTAACAGTCCGGGACTGGCTTTTGCTGAATTGGAAGGCGTAAGCGCCATGACGGATGTGACAGGCTTTGCCTTATTGGGACATCTGCTGGAAATGTGCCAGGGCAGCGGACTGGCCGCCGAGCTGGACTTTGCCAAAGTGCCTTTGCTGGAGCAGGTGGAAAACTATATCGACCTGGGCTGTATCCCGGGAGGCTGCGGCCGCAATTTCCAAAGTTTCGGCCATAACGTCAGTGAGCTGACGCCTCTGCAGCAAACCATTTTGTGCGACCCGCAAACCAGCGGCGGTTTGCTGGTGGCGGTAAAACCTGCTGCCCGGGAAGAATTTGAATCCCTGGCGCAAAAGCTGGGTTTGTTGCTTGAGCCTATCGGGAAAATGGTAGCGGAGCAAAGTCCAGTGGTGAGTGTTGTTTAA
- a CDS encoding TIGR03545 family protein: protein MASFIRWPGLIAFFVFTGGLTAIVLIFLDLWIKLAVIQGLEQTTGAEVNITGVSHTFSPLAISLKQVQITDAKQPEFNQVQAEQVQAQIDLAPLMRRKVIIETLTVNGLQFNQPRKSPGEVYRPPVIFSADSLSQLMPESPELPDIDNMLAKTPLKTTQAANEVRLAYTRHNDELTRQYQQLPNREKILDYQNRIKQITATDYKDPIQFASAKKEFDQLHRELKQDKGKLTAFKSKVSLAQKELTVKLTQLRKAPEQDYEQLQALVSGDATAIKNITGLVFGERVAKWSDYLLSTYQVLAPMLNKPRQEQKKTAFNQGKKIAFSDSSSLPDFLIKTANISLSWQDEVIDSHWQNITHQHDKIVQPTRFTVSAASSKLWQSLQLEGDFWLTENQVKASQNWDLQGVMLNGLALVEEEKLTGAIKQGLLSSSGAISINENQISGSADINLNELVVAARGGDSLTNTVAGTLNQLTRLSINTRVSGSFQEPKLHSSSDLDKQIANAVLANLGPERQAKLKELKQKLTARSQGPLADGQANISQWLGWSQLGDSSLEKIQEMLGTRLSSPKGKDKLKGLFKDKIFNG, encoded by the coding sequence ATGGCGTCGTTTATCCGCTGGCCGGGCCTGATCGCATTTTTTGTCTTCACGGGGGGACTGACTGCCATTGTCCTGATCTTTCTCGATCTCTGGATAAAGCTTGCCGTTATACAGGGCCTGGAGCAAACCACCGGGGCCGAAGTCAATATTACCGGCGTCAGCCATACATTTTCACCTCTTGCTATTAGCCTAAAGCAAGTACAAATTACAGATGCCAAACAGCCTGAGTTCAATCAGGTACAGGCCGAACAGGTTCAGGCGCAAATTGATTTGGCGCCGTTAATGCGGCGTAAAGTCATCATAGAGACATTGACAGTTAACGGTTTGCAATTTAACCAGCCAAGGAAGTCGCCGGGGGAAGTTTACCGTCCCCCGGTAATATTTAGCGCAGACTCCTTGTCTCAATTAATGCCTGAATCCCCCGAATTGCCCGACATTGACAACATGCTGGCAAAGACTCCCCTTAAAACCACACAGGCTGCTAATGAAGTCAGGTTGGCTTATACCAGGCACAATGATGAATTAACCCGGCAATATCAGCAATTACCAAACCGGGAAAAAATTCTGGATTACCAAAACCGGATTAAGCAAATAACGGCAACAGATTATAAAGATCCGATACAGTTTGCCTCGGCAAAAAAAGAATTTGATCAACTTCACCGGGAATTGAAACAGGACAAAGGAAAACTGACGGCTTTTAAAAGCAAGGTTTCTCTGGCGCAAAAGGAACTCACCGTTAAATTGACGCAGCTAAGAAAGGCACCGGAGCAGGATTATGAGCAGCTTCAGGCATTGGTTTCGGGAGACGCCACCGCTATTAAAAATATCACCGGCTTGGTTTTCGGTGAGCGGGTGGCTAAGTGGAGCGATTACCTGCTTAGCACCTATCAGGTACTTGCCCCTATGCTGAATAAGCCCCGGCAAGAACAAAAAAAGACGGCTTTCAACCAGGGAAAGAAGATCGCATTTAGCGATAGCAGTTCCTTGCCTGATTTTTTGATCAAAACAGCGAATATCTCATTGAGCTGGCAAGATGAGGTTATTGACAGTCACTGGCAAAATATCACCCATCAGCATGATAAAATTGTTCAGCCGACCCGGTTTACCGTATCGGCAGCAAGCAGCAAACTCTGGCAGTCACTGCAGCTTGAAGGTGACTTCTGGTTAACGGAAAACCAGGTCAAAGCCAGCCAAAACTGGGACTTACAAGGGGTGATGCTAAACGGACTCGCTTTAGTTGAAGAGGAAAAGCTTACTGGCGCCATAAAACAAGGTTTACTGAGTTCGAGCGGAGCAATTAGTATCAATGAAAACCAGATCAGCGGCAGTGCGGATATAAATCTTAACGAATTGGTGGTGGCGGCCCGGGGCGGTGATAGCTTAACAAACACTGTCGCCGGCACTTTGAATCAGTTAACCCGGCTAAGTATTAACACTAGGGTCAGCGGCTCTTTTCAAGAACCAAAATTACACTCTAGCTCTGATTTGGATAAGCAGATTGCCAATGCCGTGCTGGCGAATCTGGGGCCAGAGCGGCAAGCTAAGCTTAAGGAGCTGAAACAAAAGCTGACGGCACGCAGCCAGGGCCCCTTAGCCGATGGCCAGGCGAATATCAGCCAATGGCTCGGCTGGTCGCAGCTGGGGGACAGCAGTTTGGAAAAAATTCAAGAGATGCTCGGTACCCGGCTAAGCTCACCAAAAGGCAAAGATAAGCTTAAAGGGTTATTTAAAGATAAAATTTTTAATGGTTGA
- the hppD gene encoding 4-hydroxyphenylpyruvate dioxygenase, whose translation MTEVNNPLNLRGIEFTEYATPDSDFMENAFYGFGFSKTKKFKGRDIDYFNQNDIHFLLNNEQAGFSREFAKSHGPAICSMGWRVDDAEFAFSEAIKRGAKSAQDAPNKMPYPAIYGIGDSLIYFVDKFGDKGSIYEDDFEALENPVEVEEKGFKAVDHLTNNVYQGTMEHWANFYKDVFGFTEVRYFDIKGIQTALVSYALQSPCGTFCIPINEGKGDKNNQIDEYLDEYNGPGVQHLAFITDDLVSSLDKIDRSIIDTLDIVPEYYDDIFDRVPWVKEDKKRIQEHQILVDSQKENSYLLQIFTKNIFGPIFIEMIQRVDDRGFGEGNFTALFKSIELNQMERGVL comes from the coding sequence ATGACCGAAGTAAACAACCCGCTTAATTTACGCGGCATTGAATTTACCGAATACGCAACACCTGACAGCGACTTCATGGAAAATGCTTTCTATGGCTTTGGCTTTTCAAAAACTAAAAAGTTTAAAGGGCGTGATATCGATTACTTCAACCAGAATGATATTCACTTCTTATTAAACAACGAGCAGGCGGGTTTCTCCCGTGAGTTTGCCAAGAGCCACGGTCCGGCCATTTGTTCTATGGGTTGGCGGGTAGACGATGCCGAATTCGCTTTTAGTGAAGCAATCAAACGCGGCGCCAAATCTGCACAAGATGCACCGAACAAAATGCCATACCCGGCCATTTACGGCATAGGGGACAGCCTGATTTATTTCGTTGATAAATTCGGCGATAAAGGTTCTATTTATGAGGACGACTTTGAGGCCCTGGAAAACCCGGTAGAGGTAGAAGAAAAAGGCTTTAAAGCGGTTGATCACCTGACCAACAATGTTTACCAGGGCACTATGGAGCACTGGGCAAACTTCTATAAAGATGTTTTCGGTTTTACCGAAGTGCGCTACTTTGATATCAAAGGTATCCAGACGGCGCTGGTTTCTTATGCACTGCAGTCGCCTTGCGGCACTTTCTGCATTCCGATCAACGAAGGTAAAGGCGATAAGAACAACCAGATCGATGAGTACCTGGACGAGTACAACGGCCCGGGCGTACAGCACCTGGCGTTTATCACCGACGACCTGGTGAGCTCACTGGATAAGATCGACCGTTCTATTATCGATACCCTGGACATAGTGCCGGAGTATTATGATGATATCTTCGACCGCGTACCTTGGGTGAAAGAAGACAAGAAACGTATCCAGGAACACCAGATCCTGGTAGACAGCCAGAAAGAAAACAGCTACCTGCTGCAGATTTTCACTAAGAACATTTTCGGTCCTATCTTTATCGAAATGATCCAGCGTGTTGACGACCGCGGCTTTGGTGAAGGTAACTTTACCGCCCTGTTCAAATCTATCGAACTGAACCAGATGGAACGCGGCGTACTGTAA
- the mnmH gene encoding tRNA 2-selenouridine(34) synthase MnmH, which translates to MSLDVTAKVNQAPEEARPDTCDYHRIFASDLPLLDLRAPVEFARGAFEQAVNIPLMTDDERAAVGTCYKEQGQQAAITLGHQLVSGKTRAGREQAWQEFIGQHPQGYLYCFRGGLRSRTVQAFLKEAGVHYPLVKGGYKALRQYLLDQLIQLSSHPLVILGGKTGCNKTDFIASRSDSLDLEGAAGHRGSSFGGFAWPQSTQITFENKLAQQYIRRNFAPGQRILLEDEGRVIGSVHVPHELREKMLLSPVVVVEESFEFRLEQLFNEYIVKMVQDFVALKGEEPGRQAFSEYFHQGVFKVRKRLGMQRYQALLALLEKATSGLHRGELNGYLDVLRELMVQYYDPMYDYQLGLKKERIVFRGNSAECRTYLDAL; encoded by the coding sequence ATGAGCTTAGATGTAACAGCCAAGGTAAATCAAGCCCCGGAAGAGGCTCGCCCCGATACCTGTGATTACCACAGGATATTTGCTTCTGACTTGCCCTTACTGGATTTACGCGCTCCTGTGGAGTTTGCCCGCGGCGCTTTTGAACAGGCGGTGAATATTCCCCTGATGACGGACGATGAAAGGGCTGCTGTCGGCACCTGCTACAAGGAGCAGGGCCAGCAGGCAGCGATAACCCTTGGGCACCAGCTGGTATCGGGAAAAACCCGGGCCGGGCGGGAGCAGGCCTGGCAGGAGTTTATCGGCCAGCATCCCCAGGGTTATCTGTATTGTTTTCGCGGCGGTTTGCGCTCGCGCACTGTGCAGGCGTTTTTAAAGGAAGCGGGTGTTCACTATCCTTTGGTGAAAGGGGGTTATAAGGCCTTAAGGCAGTATTTGCTGGATCAGCTTATTCAGTTAAGCAGTCATCCTTTAGTGATCCTCGGCGGGAAAACCGGCTGTAATAAAACCGACTTTATCGCCAGCCGTAGCGATAGCCTGGATCTGGAAGGGGCGGCCGGCCACAGGGGATCCAGTTTCGGCGGTTTTGCCTGGCCCCAGTCGACCCAGATCACTTTTGAAAATAAACTGGCGCAGCAATATATCCGCCGGAATTTTGCTCCCGGGCAGCGCATCCTGCTGGAAGATGAAGGCCGTGTGATCGGCAGTGTCCATGTGCCGCATGAGCTCAGGGAAAAAATGTTGCTCTCGCCCGTGGTGGTGGTGGAAGAAAGCTTCGAGTTTCGCCTGGAACAGCTCTTTAATGAGTATATAGTGAAAATGGTGCAGGACTTTGTTGCCCTGAAAGGCGAAGAGCCGGGCAGGCAGGCCTTTAGCGAGTATTTCCATCAGGGAGTGTTTAAGGTGCGTAAACGCCTGGGTATGCAAAGATACCAGGCCCTGCTCGCTTTGCTGGAAAAAGCCACTTCGGGACTGCACCGGGGTGAGTTAAACGGCTATTTGGACGTGCTCAGGGAGCTGATGGTGCAGTATTATGATCCCATGTACGATTACCAATTGGGTTTGAAAAAGGAGCGTATCGTCTTTCGCGGCAACAGCGCCGAGTGCCGGACATATTTAGATGCACTTTAA
- a CDS encoding DEAD/DEAH box helicase yields the protein MTDTNNAVVGFESLGLPETLLSALTEIGFSSATAIQAQTIPPLLEGRDVLGEAQTGTGKTAAFGLPALAKIDVSIKKPQLMVLAPTRELAMQVAENVEAFAKNMRGLRVATLYGGQSYGPQFQQLERGAQVVVGTPGRLMDHLRRKSLKLDNLSFCVLDEADEMLNMGFLEDIEWILEHLPEQTQMALFSATMPPQIRKVANRFLKEPEHVKIAAVKKAKANIKQYAWKVSGINKMTALERIAETVDYDAMIIFVRTRNDTVEVAEKLERLGYPAVALNGDMNQAQRERTVEQLKSGKSSIMVATDVVARGLDIPRISLVVNYDLPGDNEAYVHRIGRTGRAGRSGISISFVRPREMYSLRHYERLTSGTIEAYELPTIQEIGKARIERTREELVSVVGEKDLAGMREIIESMANESELSMVDLAAALLYQKQLKQPLQPKEDPKPRRESRDRFDRNDRRRDGRDNRGNRDMRGGRDGYRDNRAPRKPKAVRSDVDWQTYRLEVGKEHGAKPGDIVGAIANEISLDSSYIGAINLHERHSYVQLPKGIPTGAFQQLKTVRVRRQALEISVSDAPAMHERPRRYNDRADRPRRTN from the coding sequence ATGACTGATACCAACAATGCCGTTGTCGGCTTTGAATCTTTAGGCTTGCCTGAAACTTTATTATCTGCCCTTACCGAGATTGGTTTTTCCTCTGCAACCGCTATTCAGGCGCAAACCATTCCGCCATTACTTGAAGGCAGAGATGTTTTAGGTGAAGCGCAAACCGGTACCGGTAAAACTGCTGCTTTCGGCTTGCCGGCACTGGCAAAAATTGATGTTTCCATCAAAAAGCCTCAGTTAATGGTGTTGGCGCCGACACGCGAACTGGCGATGCAGGTGGCAGAGAATGTTGAAGCCTTTGCCAAAAACATGCGCGGTCTGCGCGTAGCAACTTTATACGGCGGCCAGTCTTACGGTCCACAATTCCAGCAACTTGAGCGTGGCGCCCAGGTTGTTGTAGGTACGCCGGGCCGTTTAATGGACCACTTACGTCGTAAGAGCCTGAAGCTGGACAACCTTTCTTTCTGTGTGCTGGATGAAGCCGATGAAATGCTTAACATGGGCTTTTTGGAAGACATCGAGTGGATCCTTGAGCACTTGCCGGAACAAACCCAGATGGCCCTGTTCTCGGCTACTATGCCGCCGCAAATCCGTAAGGTGGCGAACCGTTTCTTAAAAGAGCCTGAGCATGTCAAAATTGCCGCGGTGAAAAAAGCTAAGGCCAATATCAAGCAATACGCCTGGAAAGTAAGCGGCATCAACAAAATGACCGCATTAGAGCGTATCGCCGAAACCGTAGACTACGATGCCATGATTATTTTTGTGCGCACCCGTAACGATACCGTAGAAGTAGCCGAAAAGCTGGAGCGTTTAGGTTATCCGGCAGTGGCGCTTAACGGCGATATGAACCAGGCGCAGCGCGAGCGCACCGTAGAACAGCTTAAATCCGGTAAATCTTCTATCATGGTAGCCACCGACGTTGTTGCCCGTGGTCTGGATATTCCGCGTATTTCTTTAGTAGTTAACTATGACCTGCCGGGTGATAACGAAGCTTATGTACACCGTATCGGCCGTACCGGCCGTGCTGGCCGCAGCGGTATTTCTATTTCATTCGTACGCCCGCGTGAAATGTACTCTCTGCGTCATTACGAGCGTTTAACTTCAGGTACCATAGAAGCTTATGAGCTGCCGACCATTCAGGAAATCGGTAAAGCCCGTATCGAACGTACCCGTGAAGAGCTGGTTTCGGTTGTTGGCGAGAAAGATCTGGCGGGCATGCGTGAAATCATCGAGAGCATGGCCAACGAATCAGAGCTTTCCATGGTAGATCTGGCCGCAGCCCTGCTGTATCAGAAGCAGCTGAAGCAGCCGCTGCAGCCGAAAGAAGATCCTAAACCGCGCCGTGAAAGCCGCGACCGTTTTGACCGCAATGACCGTCGCCGTGACGGACGCGATAACCGCGGCAACCGCGATATGCGCGGCGGCCGTGACGGTTACCGCGACAACCGTGCGCCGCGTAAGCCTAAAGCGGTACGTAGCGACGTCGACTGGCAGACTTACCGTTTAGAGGTAGGTAAAGAGCACGGCGCCAAGCCGGGTGATATCGTCGGCGCGATTGCCAATGAGATTTCCCTGGACAGCAGCTATATAGGCGCCATTAACCTGCACGAGCGCCACAGTTATGTGCAGTTGCCAAAAGGCATTCCTACCGGTGCTTTCCAGCAGCTGAAAACGGTACGGGTACGCCGCCAGGCATTGGAGATTTCCGTTTCCGACGCACCGGCCATGCACGAACGTCCGCGTCGTTATAACGACCGTGCCGATCGTCCAAGACGCACAAACTAA
- a CDS encoding DNA-binding domain-containing protein, producing MEKTSLEKLQQQMIDYLLCDDEAICNKIVSQGAIDNHTRLDIYKNAYRMRLKETLDTDHDILGLYLGDELFEQMVNGYIDLYPSRYTSLRQYADNLPEFLATQPPFADFPLLSELARFERLLLTAFDAADVTRFTLEDIQDIAHEQWPGLVFHFHPSVQLAHMHWNSVESWQALKTGQAPDPAREHKSCWLLWRNRDRLTEFRSISEEEASLFHMILAGENFSALCEFLLQNHDGSENDNVTTVALNYLSGWIEQGLLRKV from the coding sequence ATGGAAAAAACTTCTTTAGAAAAACTGCAGCAGCAGATGATAGATTATTTGCTCTGCGACGATGAGGCCATTTGCAATAAAATTGTCAGCCAGGGGGCCATAGATAACCATACCCGGCTCGATATCTATAAAAATGCCTACCGGATGCGCCTCAAGGAAACCCTGGATACCGACCACGATATTCTCGGCCTGTACCTTGGTGACGAACTGTTCGAACAGATGGTTAACGGTTATATCGACCTCTATCCTTCCCGCTATACCAGTTTGCGCCAGTATGCCGATAATTTACCGGAATTTTTGGCGACACAACCCCCCTTTGCCGATTTCCCTCTGCTGAGCGAACTTGCCCGTTTCGAGCGTTTATTACTGACGGCATTCGACGCCGCCGATGTCACCCGGTTTACCCTGGAAGACATCCAGGACATTGCCCATGAACAATGGCCGGGCCTGGTGTTTCATTTTCATCCCAGTGTCCAGCTTGCCCATATGCACTGGAACAGCGTCGAAAGCTGGCAGGCATTAAAAACCGGACAGGCCCCTGACCCCGCCAGAGAGCATAAAAGCTGCTGGCTGCTGTGGCGCAACCGGGACAGGCTTACGGAATTTCGCTCGATATCGGAAGAAGAAGCCAGTTTATTTCATATGATACTGGCAGGAGAAAACTTCAGCGCCTTGTGTGAATTTTTACTGCAAAACCATGACGGCAGCGAAAATGACAATGTCACCACTGTGGCCCTGAACTATTTATCCGGCTGGATTGAACAGGGCTTACTTCGCAAGGTTTAG
- a CDS encoding DUF692 domain-containing protein, protein MGFGLGLRTDHFQDVLEQKPALDWFEVVSENFMVDGGKPKHYLHAIREHYPMVMHGVSMSIGSTEPLNMDYLRKLKVLANELQPEWLSDHLCWSTNKQVNSHDLLPLPYNEEALQHVADRISRVQDFLGRQILIENVSSYMTYKDSDMTEWQFINEVVKRADCFMLLDINNIYVSARNHNFAPLDYLNGIDTDRVRQFHLAGHTDYGDYVIDTHDHEVADPVWELYRRALQRFGWVSTMIERDDNIPPFAELMKELEIARNIATQTLNRQTFGGKQKL, encoded by the coding sequence CTGGGTTTTGGCCTGGGACTACGCACGGATCATTTCCAGGATGTCCTGGAACAAAAACCCGCCCTTGACTGGTTTGAGGTGGTCTCGGAAAACTTTATGGTGGACGGCGGCAAACCCAAGCATTATCTGCACGCCATACGCGAACATTATCCCATGGTGATGCACGGGGTTTCCATGTCTATCGGCTCCACCGAACCGCTGAATATGGACTATTTGCGCAAACTTAAAGTACTGGCCAATGAACTACAACCCGAGTGGCTGTCGGACCACCTGTGCTGGAGCACAAACAAGCAAGTCAACAGCCATGACCTGCTGCCTTTGCCCTATAACGAAGAGGCGCTGCAGCATGTGGCGGATCGCATCTCCCGGGTGCAGGACTTTCTCGGCCGGCAGATCCTGATAGAAAATGTCTCCAGCTATATGACCTATAAAGACTCGGACATGACCGAATGGCAGTTTATCAACGAGGTGGTCAAACGCGCCGATTGCTTTATGTTGCTCGATATCAACAACATCTATGTCAGCGCCCGCAACCATAACTTTGCCCCATTGGATTACCTCAACGGCATAGACACCGACAGGGTCAGGCAATTCCACCTGGCAGGACACACGGATTACGGCGATTATGTGATCGACACCCATGACCACGAGGTGGCCGATCCTGTCTGGGAGCTGTACCGCCGGGCATTACAGCGTTTTGGCTGGGTCAGCACCATGATAGAGCGCGATGACAATATCCCCCCTTTTGCCGAGCTCATGAAAGAGCTGGAAATTGCCCGCAATATTGCCACGCAAACCCTTAACCGCCAGACATTCGGCGGCAAGCAAAAGTTATAA
- the can gene encoding carbonate dehydratase, whose amino-acid sequence MSSIDHLFDNNKKWAQEIKQQQPDFFQQLSQQQTPDYLWIGCSDSRVPANELLGMKPGEVFVHRNIANQVIHTDLNCLSVIQYAVEVLKVKHIIVCGHYGCGGVHASADNNSYGLIDNWLRHIQDVYRFHKEQLDAETDHGKRMNLLCELNVIEQVNNVCNTTILRNAREAGQNITVHGFVYNLADGILKDLKVSV is encoded by the coding sequence ATGTCGTCCATAGACCATTTGTTTGATAATAATAAAAAGTGGGCCCAGGAGATAAAACAGCAACAACCTGATTTTTTCCAGCAATTGTCCCAGCAACAAACCCCAGATTATTTATGGATCGGCTGTTCCGATTCCCGGGTGCCCGCCAATGAATTATTGGGCATGAAACCGGGAGAGGTTTTCGTCCACCGTAATATCGCCAACCAGGTAATACATACAGACCTCAACTGTCTTTCCGTGATCCAGTACGCGGTTGAAGTGCTTAAAGTGAAACATATTATCGTGTGCGGCCATTACGGCTGCGGTGGGGTTCATGCTTCTGCCGACAACAACAGTTACGGTTTGATCGATAACTGGCTCAGGCATATTCAGGACGTTTACCGTTTCCACAAAGAACAGCTCGACGCAGAAACGGACCACGGCAAACGCATGAACCTGTTGTGCGAACTAAATGTAATCGAGCAGGTAAACAATGTCTGCAATACCACTATTTTGCGCAATGCCCGCGAGGCAGGCCAGAACATCACGGTTCATGGTTTTGTTTATAACCTTGCCGACGGCATTTTAAAAGACCTCAAAGTGTCGGTATAA
- a CDS encoding DUF2897 family protein, whose amino-acid sequence MSLTAVIIILLCLGVIVSGILLLKQSAKKFNLTEQQLKEIKARNRQLEKEEQQEK is encoded by the coding sequence ATGTCCCTGACCGCTGTGATCATTATACTGCTTTGTCTTGGGGTTATTGTCAGCGGCATTTTGCTGCTGAAGCAATCTGCAAAAAAGTTCAACCTCACCGAACAGCAGTTAAAAGAAATCAAGGCCCGCAACCGCCAGCTGGAAAAAGAAGAGCAACAAGAAAAATAA